The genomic segment attgttttgtGGTCTAAcaaacttttttttgttttttgttttttatttaattcttttgtAGTCTAACTTTGTTAGACCACTTTAATTTGTGCGCATGTTTtatgaaatattgaaaagaaattatttattatttatctttgttaGAAATTGAATTTGAGACTTCATAATGCTTTTAATCCACTTcgttgaaccatgaggacttaatatcaattatttattaattatgcatgctaattaattataaaatacttAATTGAAAAATGATAATGGAATAAAATTACCGGATAAATTATGATGTTAACTTCTgcaaaagataagaaaattaacTTTTTGAATGTTTACTCTTGATCAAATATAacttaataaattaaaaatcaaaatctttaCTTTCATTCTTATCTTTCATCGTCAATggccttaattaattaattgcaaaaaaaacaaattactattttcttgatttcatattagttgattttattaaaaatattatctcGTATTAGTAGTCCACCTTacgaatcaagaaaatattaattaaaatttttctgtGTTACTCTtacaattaattctttttgaaattgtTAACACTTATTTgtaaagttttcaaaaaaaatttcgaAACCAAAGAAATAGTAATTTATATTTTCGAAATTAATTAAGGTCATTAATGATGAAGAAagataaaggataaaaataaagattttgatttttaacttattaattatatttgatcaagAGTAAACATTCATAAAAGTTAACTATCTTATATTTTGTACAGGTTAACACAATAATTTATCTGGTAATTTTATTTCATTGtcgtttttaattaaatatttataattatttagcaTGCAAGTCTTgggccgggggtctatcggaaacaacctctctactccttcggggtagtggtatggactgcgtacattttagcctccccagaccccactatgtgagaatatactgggtttgttgttgttattgttgttgttgtatttagcatgcataattaataaataattgacATTAAGTACGTGTTTGGTCATGAGAGTCTAAAAacttgaagttggagttgtgctcgatcatatttttttttctaaatttttacatttagaaaaagacaaaaaaaaaaaaacagtgaaacagaaaacataaaaataattgcaCTCAAGGGTGTCACTCAGTGGTTCAACGAAGTGGATTAAGCACCATGAAGTCTCAAATTTAATTTCTAACGagcaaataataaataatttttttcgcAGAATCAATCGAGGTGCCACACAAATTAAAGTGGTCTAATAAAGttaaactacaaaaaaattaaataaaaaaattaaaataaaaaaactgagaAGAAAAGGTTGATTAGTAAATAAAGAGGGAAAAAGAGAAATAACTATAAGGGATGAGAGTGGCAACAAGTGGGACCCACATATTtctatattcaaaaactaatccCTCACACACCGTGTCATATATGAGCCTCACCCATTATAAAATTTTTCGATCGCCGAGTAATTTGTATTTCTGATGGAACATAAACATACGAATCTGATGCATTTGAAAATGTCCACAAACTGAAATTAGTGACGGACCTAAGATTTTACACAAACGTATTGAATCAGTAAATAGAGATAGATGGTGATATAGACAACAATATAAGCAACATTCAAAACATTTCTTTGCTTCTctattatttgttcttttttgttAACATTGTAACCtcaaaaattgttttttttttcttttaaaaaaaaaaacaactttcgGCACTACTCTTTTTTCGTGTagttgattatattattatcttgTTGTAGTATTGTTATGTTATTATCTGTTATATTGTCTTGAGTCGAGGGTTTGccgaaaatagtctctctacctctGCAGCAGAGGTACGGTCTGCGTGTATTTTATCCTCTCTAGATCCCAGAATACACTagatatgttggtgttgctgagaaaaaaatattaaaacttacAAAGAAcctatttatatttatttcaactaaattaaaataaactaatatataattttaatgaaaattgttgcatatttaaacaaaaaattatgaaagaatcccaaaattcaattaataaaaaattaaacattttCTGAAGTAAaacagattatatatatatatatatatataattaaatttgagTAAGAAAACGAAATGTACAaggtgaaatagaaaaaagaaagaaattattaagGTAATAAATTTTCTAGTTTGAATATAGTTGGCAAATTTTCAGTGGGCTCAAAATAATGTTATATCAAATTTCAGAataattttacttatataaaCTATAAATTTTTCGAATGAAGCGAGTTCAGTTGAATCCACTTGAAACAATGTAGGTCCGCCCCTATCAACAGTAACAtgatatcaaaaaaaataaaacttggcTTTATGTATTTGACAATTCAAATATTGGCAAATGCCTTTCATTCATATTTCAGAAACTCCAAAACACTTTCACTAGTCTTTAAACTTAGGGAATGAATTCAAGCTGCTGCTCTCTTAACCAGAGGTTCGGGTTTGAGCTCTGagtatgaaaaaattcttggtaGGAGCGCTACCCtccgaatggggccctacccggCGCGACTCCGGATCAGTCGGACTCCAATGTGGGTACTGGACATAGGATGGAAAACCCAAAAAaaagacttagtgaatttttGGAGCAGTGTGACATGCTGCATCTTCACTAGGCTTACATTGAGATCTTCTcctgcaaaatatattccacctccTCTTTGTTTTCACCATCTTTTGGAACTCTTCCTTCATGTTGTTGCACTCTTTTTCAAGCTCGGACACGCGTTCCCTCATGTCCTCGACACTCCTTCCCCTGCCTCGTGCAGCATTTCCCTCGCGCTCTCCAATTTCTCCGCTAAGATTTtgagagttttcaagattttccGACACAAAGAACCATCCGGAGATTGATGTACGTAGCCTAAGTTGTTCGAAAAACAGGACTTGAACAATGACCCTTAGAGGTAGCCTCTCGTTCTGAGCAGCGTGCGTGCTGGCCTCTAACGATAGCTTCTGGCAATTCATTAGTCTGCAGATTTGTTCTTTTTCGATGTCTGTTAGCCAAGGATGTGCCTGCATTACCATCATCATAATCTAACCGTTTTATTCTCtgaacctatgttgctcggactcttcaaaaatgccaCCAGGTGCATGCCGGATCAGCCAAAAGTGGTGCATTTTTGGAAGATTCGATATGGATGCAACAACATATATGGAGAGTCCGAGCAAAGATATCTCAGAGCTATCAACTAGTGTGTATAGAAAAAATGGCTTATATACACCATCAATGTCGAATAATTATGCATGAAAAGCATTAGAACTATTGTAGTTGTTACCTTCAAATATATATCGATTGCACGATATATGCCATCGGAAACTGGCCTAGCATATTCGGGTATTGCAGAAGCAAGTGTCTGAAATTTCGGAAACTTGAAGTTAACATCAGGCGCGACTTCAGCAAGATATGAATCCACGAGATTAGCCACTCGTGTTATCGAAGCCAAAGACTGAGATCCTTCAATCAACTGATTCTCTTCCATAATACATGGAGATGCTGCTGCAGAAGCCTGATCTATTAACAAGAAATGATCAAGAATACGTTGAAAACAGTCGATATCATATAGAGTTTCAACTGTATAACCCATGTTTGGTATCAGTAGATCATCAAGTATAGCCTGGTCTAATTGCAACCCGACTCTTCCTTCCAAATTTACGCGACAGGATGGACTAGCCTGCAACATCATAGCAGTACGTAGCAACCTGAGGAAAAATCTAGTCTCCGTTACACCTTTCTGTTTTGGTAACAACTCAACGATCTCTTCTAAAAGCGCCCTTTGATCTGCCTCAGACGGAGTAGAGCCTGATTTAGCATGAGTAACATCCTTGAAACTCGATTGCCTATTCATTAAAGGAACATATTTCTTCGCATAAAACACAAGAGCGCCCGATATGTTCTCAGGCCTCATTCCTCCAGCATCAACGGCCTGAATCAAACGCTTGTACAAAGGCAAGCTAAGAAAGGACACATCCTCGTACCACCAATCATCGGTCATTGGCATTGGCTTAGTCCCGGTGCTTATACCATTCCATACATCAGCATTATCGTTACCATTCT from the Capsicum annuum cultivar UCD-10X-F1 chromosome 9, UCD10Xv1.1, whole genome shotgun sequence genome contains:
- the LOC107842235 gene encoding BTB/POZ domain-containing protein At5g03250, which encodes MALLKLGSKSEAFCCEGHAWRCKSGLPSDITIEIGEMSFYLHKFPLLSRSGLLEKLMNESTKEDGSTCTLQLSDIPGGAKAFELVAKFCYGVRFELTPLNVVALRCASEYLQMTNEYGEENLVSQSESFLNDVFSNWTDTIKALETCEEVLSYAEELHIVSRCINSLAMKSCSDSKLLNWPVMENGNDNADVWNGISTGTKPMPMTDDWWYEDVSFLSLPLYKRLIQAVDAGGMRPENISGALVFYAKKYVPLMNRQSSFKDVTHAKSGSTPSEADQRALLEEIVELLPKQKGVTETRFFLRLLRTAMMLQASPSCRVNLEGRVGLQLDQAILDDLLIPNMGYTVETLYDIDCFQRILDHFLLIDQASAAASPCIMEENQLIEGSQSLASITRVANLVDSYLAEVAPDVNFKFPKFQTLASAIPEYARPVSDGIYRAIDIYLKAHPWLTDIEKEQICRLMNCQKLSLEASTHAAQNERLPLRVIVQVLFFEQLRLRTSISGWFFVSENLENSQNLSGEIGEREGNAARGRGRSVEDMRERVSELEKECNNMKEEFQKMVKTKRRWNIFCRRRSQCKPSEDAACHTAPKIH